The proteins below come from a single Serratia ficaria genomic window:
- the folP gene encoding dihydropteroate synthase: MQLTVRDMTLNLSHPQVMGILNVTPDSFSDGGRHNSLNQALLHAHALISAGATMIDVGGESTRPGAAEVSEEEEIARVVPVVEALAQRFEVFISVDTSKAGVIRESARAGAHLINDIRSLQEPGALAAAAESGLPVCLMHMQGQPRTMQQAPRYDDLIADVNAFFERHIKRCNDAGITNQKLLLDPGFGFGKNLAHNYQLLARLSEFHRFGLPLLVGMSRKSMIGQLLNVPPDQRVIGSVACAVIAAMQGAQIVRVHDVKETVEAMRVVEATLSAKGQ; the protein is encoded by the coding sequence ATGCAGTTAACCGTGCGCGACATGACGCTCAATCTTTCCCATCCGCAGGTGATGGGCATCCTCAACGTGACGCCGGATTCGTTTTCCGACGGCGGCCGTCACAACAGCCTCAATCAGGCGCTGCTGCACGCGCATGCGCTGATTTCGGCCGGTGCCACCATGATTGACGTGGGGGGCGAATCGACGCGGCCCGGGGCGGCGGAGGTCAGCGAGGAGGAAGAGATCGCGCGGGTGGTGCCGGTGGTGGAGGCGTTGGCGCAGCGTTTCGAGGTGTTTATCTCGGTCGACACCTCGAAAGCCGGGGTGATCCGCGAATCGGCCCGGGCGGGCGCGCATTTGATCAACGATATTCGCTCGCTGCAGGAGCCCGGCGCGCTGGCCGCCGCCGCGGAAAGTGGCCTGCCGGTATGCCTGATGCACATGCAGGGGCAGCCGCGCACCATGCAGCAGGCTCCCCGCTACGATGACCTGATCGCCGACGTGAATGCCTTTTTTGAGCGCCACATCAAGCGCTGCAATGATGCAGGGATAACAAATCAGAAATTGCTGCTCGACCCAGGCTTCGGTTTCGGTAAAAATTTAGCGCACAACTATCAGCTTCTGGCCCGGTTGTCGGAATTTCATCGCTTCGGTCTGCCGCTGTTGGTGGGCATGTCGCGCAAGTCGATGATTGGACAACTGCTGAACGTGCCGCCTGACCAGAGGGTCATCGGTAGCGTGGCCTGCGCGGTGATCGCCGCGATGCAGGGCGCGCAGATTGTCAGAGTGCATGACGTTAAAGAAACCGTCGAGGCGATGCGTGTCGTCGAGGCAACACTTTCAGCTAAGGGACAGTAG
- the rlmE gene encoding 23S rRNA (uridine(2552)-2'-O)-methyltransferase RlmE → MANKKRSASSSRWLQEHFSDKYVQQAQKKGLRSRAWFKLDEIQQSDKLFKPGMTVVDLGAAPGGWSQYVVTQIGGTGRIIACDILPMDPIVGVDFLQGDFRDELVLKALLERVGESKVQVVMSDMAPNMSGTPAVDIPRSMYLVELALEMCRDVLAPGGSFLVKVFQGDGFDEYLREIRSLFTKVKIRKPDASRARSREVYIVATGRKL, encoded by the coding sequence ATGGCTAATAAAAAGCGTTCTGCTAGCTCCAGTCGCTGGTTGCAGGAACACTTTAGCGATAAATATGTGCAGCAGGCGCAGAAAAAGGGGCTGCGTTCCCGCGCCTGGTTTAAACTTGATGAAATACAGCAGAGTGACAAACTGTTCAAGCCGGGCATGACCGTAGTGGACCTGGGAGCAGCGCCGGGCGGCTGGTCGCAATACGTGGTCACCCAAATCGGCGGTACCGGTCGCATCATCGCCTGTGATATTTTGCCAATGGATCCTATCGTTGGCGTCGATTTCCTTCAGGGCGATTTTCGTGATGAACTGGTGCTTAAAGCGCTGTTGGAACGTGTAGGTGAGAGTAAGGTTCAGGTGGTCATGTCCGATATGGCCCCGAATATGAGTGGCACTCCGGCCGTCGATATTCCAAGATCGATGTATCTGGTGGAGTTAGCACTGGAGATGTGTCGTGATGTCCTCGCACCAGGCGGAAGTTTCCTGGTGAAGGTGTTCCAGGGAGATGGCTTTGACGAGTACCTACGGGAAATTCGCTCCCTGTTTACGAAGGTTAAGATTCGTAAGCCAGACGCTTCCCGCGCACGTTCGCGCGAAGTGTACATTGTAGCGACAGGGCGCAAGCTGTAG
- the glmM gene encoding phosphoglucosamine mutase, with protein sequence MSERKYFGTDGIRGKVGDSPITPDFVLKLGWAAGKVLARHGSRKIIIGKDTRISGYMLESALEAGLAAAGLSASFTGPMPTPAVAYLTRTFRAEAGIVISASHNPFYDNGIKFFSIDGAKLPDHVEEAIEAEMEKPLTCVESAELGKASRIIDAAGRYIEFCKGTFPSELSLKGLKIVVDCANGATYHIAPSVLRELGATVIAIGVEPDGMNINEKCGATDVRQLQERVLQEKAHVGLAFDGDGDRVMMVDHLGNKVDGDQILYIIAREGLRQGQLRGGAVGTLMSNMGLELALKQLGIPFARAKVGDRYVLEKLQELGWRIGAENSGHVILLDKTTTGDGIVAGLQVLTAIVRNHMSLHDLCSGMKLLPQILVNVRFAGEHNPLESDEVRKITEQVEAELAGRGRVLLRKSGTEPLIRVMVEGEDEQQVTALAHRIADAVKSAG encoded by the coding sequence ATGAGCGAGCGCAAATATTTTGGCACCGACGGCATTCGTGGCAAGGTCGGTGATAGCCCAATTACCCCGGACTTCGTGCTGAAGCTCGGCTGGGCGGCCGGCAAAGTGCTGGCGCGCCACGGCTCTCGTAAGATCATCATCGGCAAGGATACCCGCATCTCCGGTTATATGCTGGAGTCTGCGCTGGAAGCCGGCCTGGCGGCCGCGGGGCTGTCCGCCTCCTTCACCGGCCCGATGCCGACGCCGGCGGTGGCCTACCTGACGCGCACCTTCCGCGCCGAAGCCGGCATCGTCATCTCCGCTTCGCACAACCCGTTCTACGATAACGGCATCAAGTTCTTCTCGATCGACGGCGCCAAGCTGCCGGATCACGTGGAAGAGGCGATCGAAGCCGAGATGGAAAAGCCGCTGACCTGCGTGGAGTCCGCCGAACTGGGCAAGGCCAGCCGGATCATCGACGCCGCCGGCCGCTATATCGAATTCTGTAAAGGCACCTTCCCGAGCGAGCTGAGCCTGAAGGGGCTGAAAATCGTGGTCGACTGCGCCAACGGCGCCACCTATCACATCGCGCCGAGCGTGCTGCGCGAACTGGGCGCCACGGTGATCGCCATCGGCGTGGAGCCGGACGGCATGAACATCAACGAGAAATGCGGCGCCACCGACGTTCGCCAGCTGCAGGAGCGCGTGCTGCAGGAGAAGGCCCACGTCGGCCTGGCGTTCGACGGCGACGGCGACCGGGTGATGATGGTGGATCATCTGGGCAACAAGGTGGACGGCGACCAGATCCTGTATATCATCGCCCGCGAAGGCCTGCGTCAGGGGCAGCTGCGCGGCGGCGCCGTCGGCACGCTGATGAGCAACATGGGGCTGGAGCTGGCGCTGAAGCAGCTGGGCATTCCGTTCGCGCGCGCCAAAGTGGGCGACCGCTATGTGCTGGAGAAGCTGCAGGAGCTGGGGTGGCGCATCGGCGCGGAAAACTCCGGCCACGTGATCCTGCTGGACAAAACCACCACCGGCGACGGCATCGTGGCCGGGCTGCAGGTGCTGACCGCGATAGTGCGCAACCACATGAGCCTGCACGACCTGTGCAGCGGCATGAAGCTGCTGCCGCAGATCCTGGTCAACGTGCGCTTCGCCGGCGAACACAACCCGCTGGAATCTGACGAGGTGCGCAAAATCACCGAACAGGTCGAGGCGGAACTGGCCGGCCGCGGCCGGGTGTTGCTGCGCAAATCCGGCACCGAGCCATTGATCCGCGTGATGGTGGAAGGCGAGGACGAACAGCAGGTGACGGCGCTGGCGCACCGCATCGCCGACGCGGTGAAATCCGCCGGTTAA
- the ftsH gene encoding ATP-dependent zinc metalloprotease FtsH codes for MAKNLILWLVIAVVLMSVFQSFGPSESNGRRVDYSTFMSELTQDQVREARINGREINVTKKDSNKYTTYIPVNDPKLLDTLLTKNVKVVGEPPEEPSLLASIFISWFPMLLLIGVWIFFMRQMQGGGGKGAMSFGKSKARMLTEDQIKTTFADVAGCDEAKEEVSELVEYLREPSRFQKLGGKIPKGVLMVGPPGTGKTLLAKAIAGEAKVPFFTISGSDFVEMFVGVGASRVRDMFEQAKKAAPCIIFIDEIDAVGRQRGAGLGGGHDEREQTLNQMLVEMDGFEGNEGIIVIAATNRPDVLDPALLRPGRFDRQVVVGLPDVRGREQILKVHMRRVPLAADIDASVIARGTPGFSGADLANLVNEAALFAARGNKRVVSMVEFEKAKDKIMMGAERRSMVMTEAQKESTAYHEAGHAIIGRLVPEHDPVHKVTIIPRGRALGVTFFLPEGDAISASRQKLESQISTLYGGRLAEEIIYGPEKVSTGASNDIKVATSIARNMVTQWGFSEKLGPLLYAEEEGEVFLGRSVAKAKHMSDETARIIDQEVKSLIERNYVRARALLMENMDILHSMKDALMKYETIDAPQIDDLMNRKDVRPPAGWDDANKGNSSDNGGTPKAPTPVDEPRTPNPGNTLSEQLDK; via the coding sequence ATGGCGAAAAACCTAATTCTCTGGTTAGTCATCGCGGTAGTGTTGATGTCTGTATTCCAGAGCTTTGGGCCCAGCGAGTCGAATGGCCGTAGGGTAGATTATTCTACCTTCATGTCCGAACTGACCCAGGACCAGGTTCGCGAAGCGCGAATTAACGGACGTGAGATTAACGTTACCAAGAAAGACAGTAACAAATACACGACCTACATCCCCGTCAACGATCCCAAGTTGCTGGATACGTTGTTAACGAAGAATGTGAAAGTTGTCGGCGAGCCGCCTGAAGAGCCGAGCCTGCTGGCCTCTATCTTTATTTCTTGGTTCCCGATGCTGTTGCTGATCGGGGTCTGGATCTTCTTTATGCGCCAGATGCAGGGCGGCGGCGGCAAGGGCGCGATGTCGTTCGGCAAGAGCAAGGCCCGCATGCTGACCGAAGATCAGATCAAGACCACTTTTGCCGACGTCGCCGGTTGTGACGAAGCGAAAGAAGAAGTGAGCGAACTGGTGGAATACCTGCGCGAACCGAGCCGTTTCCAGAAGCTGGGCGGCAAGATCCCTAAAGGCGTGCTGATGGTTGGCCCGCCGGGGACCGGTAAAACGCTGCTGGCGAAAGCGATCGCCGGCGAAGCGAAAGTGCCGTTCTTCACCATTTCCGGTTCCGACTTCGTAGAAATGTTTGTCGGTGTGGGCGCTTCCCGCGTGCGCGACATGTTCGAGCAGGCCAAGAAAGCCGCACCTTGCATCATCTTTATCGATGAAATCGACGCCGTCGGCCGCCAGCGTGGCGCCGGTCTGGGTGGCGGTCACGACGAACGCGAACAGACGCTGAACCAGATGCTGGTCGAGATGGACGGTTTTGAAGGCAACGAAGGTATCATCGTCATCGCGGCAACCAACCGTCCGGACGTGCTTGACCCGGCGCTGCTGCGTCCGGGCCGTTTCGACCGTCAGGTGGTGGTCGGCCTGCCGGACGTGCGCGGCCGTGAGCAGATCCTGAAGGTGCACATGCGCCGCGTGCCGTTGGCGGCCGATATCGACGCCTCCGTCATTGCGCGCGGTACCCCGGGCTTCTCCGGTGCCGATCTGGCCAACCTGGTCAACGAAGCGGCGCTGTTCGCCGCCCGCGGCAACAAACGCGTGGTGTCGATGGTTGAGTTCGAAAAAGCCAAAGACAAGATCATGATGGGTGCGGAACGCCGCTCCATGGTGATGACCGAAGCGCAGAAAGAGTCGACCGCGTATCACGAGGCAGGCCACGCCATCATCGGCCGTCTGGTTCCTGAGCACGATCCGGTTCACAAGGTGACCATCATTCCTCGCGGCCGCGCGCTCGGCGTGACCTTCTTCCTGCCGGAAGGGGATGCGATCAGCGCCAGCCGTCAGAAGCTGGAGAGCCAAATCTCCACCCTGTACGGCGGTCGTCTGGCGGAAGAGATCATCTACGGTCCGGAAAAAGTCTCTACCGGCGCGTCGAACGACATTAAAGTGGCGACCTCCATCGCCCGCAACATGGTGACCCAATGGGGCTTCTCCGAGAAGCTGGGGCCGCTGCTGTATGCGGAAGAAGAGGGCGAAGTGTTCCTGGGCCGTTCCGTCGCCAAGGCGAAACACATGTCGGACGAAACCGCACGCATCATCGACCAGGAAGTGAAATCCCTGATCGAACGCAACTACGTGCGCGCTCGTGCGCTGCTGATGGAAAACATGGACATCCTGCACTCGATGAAGGATGCGCTGATGAAATATGAAACCATCGATGCACCGCAGATCGACGATCTGATGAACCGCAAAGACGTGCGTCCGCCGGCGGGTTGGGACGATGCGAACAAAGGCAACAGCTCCGACAACGGCGGTACCCCAAAAGCCCCGACGCCGGTAGATGAGCCGCGTACGCCGAACCCAGGCAATACCCTGTCTGAACAGCTCGACAAGTAA
- the yhbY gene encoding ribosome assembly RNA-binding protein YhbY, producing MNLNNKQKQHLKGLAHPLKPVVMLGNNGLTEGVLAEIEQALEHHELIKVKIAAEDRETKTLIADAIVRETGACNVQVIGSTLILYRPSKERKISLPR from the coding sequence ATGAATCTGAATAATAAACAAAAACAGCACCTGAAAGGCCTGGCGCATCCGTTAAAACCGGTTGTCATGCTGGGTAATAACGGTCTCACCGAAGGGGTGCTGGCTGAAATTGAACAGGCTCTGGAGCATCATGAGCTGATCAAGGTAAAAATCGCCGCTGAAGATCGCGAAACCAAAACCCTGATCGCCGACGCTATCGTGCGTGAAACGGGCGCCTGCAACGTGCAAGTCATCGGCAGTACGCTTATTCTTTACCGCCCGTCTAAAGAGCGCAAGATCAGTCTACCGCGTTAA
- the greA gene encoding transcription elongation factor GreA, with product MKQIPMTLFGAEKLREELEYLKGVRRPKIIADIADAREHGDLKENAEYHAAREQQGFCEGRIQEIEAKLSNAQVIDITKMPNTGRVIFGATVSVLNLDSEEQVTYRIVGDDEADFKKNLISVNSPMARGLIGKEQDDVVVIKTPGGDVDYEILKVDYL from the coding sequence ATGAAACAAATTCCGATGACCTTGTTTGGCGCTGAAAAACTGCGCGAAGAGCTTGAATATCTGAAGGGCGTACGCCGTCCCAAGATTATTGCCGACATCGCTGACGCCCGCGAGCACGGCGATTTGAAAGAAAACGCCGAGTACCATGCCGCGCGTGAGCAGCAGGGGTTCTGTGAAGGGCGTATCCAGGAAATTGAAGCCAAGCTGTCGAACGCGCAGGTGATCGATATCACCAAAATGCCTAATACCGGCCGCGTGATTTTCGGCGCTACCGTATCGGTGCTGAATCTGGATAGCGAAGAGCAGGTGACCTACCGCATCGTTGGCGACGACGAAGCCGATTTCAAGAAAAATCTGATTTCGGTAAATTCACCGATGGCGCGCGGTCTGATCGGCAAAGAGCAGGACGACGTGGTGGTGATCAAAACGCCGGGCGGCGACGTGGATTACGAGATCCTGAAGGTCGACTACCTCTGA